CCACCTACTTGCTCCTCCTAGTGGCTGTTACTAGAATAGGAGTACTTTCATTCATACATGTGTCTAATACTTTCAACcaatattttctaaatacttCATATAAGTGAATGTTATTCTAGTTATTCAATTTTATGAGGACTTCCATGTAAATGCCATTATTTCCCCCAAATAATTCAATTTCATATCGAAGTTAGGTATATTTGCTATTAACCATAAACTTCTCAGTATCACAAGCTaaatacattcacacacacacatatatatacataatttctaataaacaaatgcttttaaacaataaattaattgacaagttttcttttccttaaaataattttcacaaaagttgaaaaagttaaaattaaacattagTCCCCATTTCAAAaagttttcattctcttttaataCAATTCAAGCTATAGCTCCTCACCTATCGTCAACCCCCACACCTTGGTCCAGAAAAACTAAGAATTGAAAAAACAGGAACAAATTTGTGCTATGCACTGAAAAACTTCTTCGAAGATCAGTTCTTAATACGTGGCATCATGCATCTCCCATACTGACAGCTCATAATTCTTGTCTTCTAAATGTAGGGCTCTAAGTGTCATTCAAGTCCTACAAATGTAATAAATTCTCCACATGCAAATTCAGAACACAGCATAActcaaaaatcttttaaaatgcattctgtgaaatttaaaattttcaacaaCTGATGATATAACAGTACCTAATGTCTGTATTTTGAAAAACTTGGAAGACTGTTCAAAGCAGTTGTTTGCTAATTCTAATACGGAGATTCAAATGAAGTACACGATAGTACTCTGTGAAGGCCACAGATAATTAgttgctatattttaaaaatcaatcttaAGTCTAAGTAAAGACAGTGATCTGAATGCCTCACATTTGAAGTGGAAGGCTAAAATGAGAAAAGGGTATTTGCAAATGTTCATCATTTATTACTGTCTTAAGATCTTGCACTGAAGTTACTGAACCCTGAAAATTAATTTCGACAGGTGCATCTTCTCATTGACTTTCTCCACACAGTAGGGGCCAATGGAAACATGCCAGGCAGTGTACTGTGACTAACAGAACTCTGCCATAATCAACCTTGCACCGTCTGTCCCACAACCGATACATGACCATTTTACAAAAAAGGCCGCTGACTGTGCACCATACCACCAATGGTATGTCAAATCAATTTTAATTAATGCCAATACATTTTCCATCTGCTCTCAGGACTTTTTACATGGCCTCTCCCAGGAATCCAGCAGTGTTTCTCTCTCCTCCATGCACACAACTTTCAGTCTTTAACTTTAGTCAAAAGAACAAATgatcagagctactgagatgatGAAATAAGTGGAAGAAAAATCCATCACCTCTCTTAAAAGTGCTCACTGCGCTCCAaaggtatatttttaaagaaattaatcctGTTCTCAGGACATTAGGTTGCCAAGGGAAGACAAATTATAAACTTTGTTCCTGGGTGATCATATTTTCACAGCTTACAAATTCCCATCTGCCCTAATTTTATTAGTCTCTTTAAAGCAGTTCTGTGTATTTAGCATTTTGTAAACTTTTATGATTCATCTTTATAGAATGACTGCGAGGGAGACGACGTGACCGAATTAGAAAATGACTACCAAAGAACAGTATTGATTCAGGAGAAGGACACGTTCCCCAGCCACCAGTATCTCTCATCCATTACTGGATATTTACAACATGCTTCAGTGGAGGAGGAGACACTGCTGCTTTGCAAAGATGAGCTGGAATGCCAAGAGGTCTCTGTTTCGGACCCATCTTATTGGTGTACTTTCgcttgtgtttctttttgctatgtttttgtttttcaatcaTCATGACTGGCTGCCGGGCAGAGCTGGATTCAAAGAAAACCCTGTGACATACACTTTCCGTGGATTTCGTTCTACAAAAAGTGAGACGAACCACAGCTCTCTTCGGAACATTTGGAAAGAAACTGTCCCTCAGACCCTAAGGCCTCAAACAGCAACTGACCCCAACAACACGGATCTGTCACTGCAAGGAGTCACAGGGCTGGAGAACACGCTCGGTGCCAACGGAAGCATTTACAATGAGAAAGGTACTGGACATCCAAATGCTTACCATTTCAAATATATTATCAATGAACCTGAAAAGTGCCAGGAGAAAAGCCCCTTTTTAATACTACTAATCGCTGCGGAACCTGGACAAATAGAAGCTAGACGAGCTATTCGGCAAACTTGGGGCAATGAGAGTCTAGCACCTGGTATTCAAATCACACGGATTTTTCTTTTAGGCGTAAGTATTAAGTCAAGTGGCTACCTTCAACGTGCAATATTGGAAGAAAGCAGACAGTACCATGATATTATCCAACAGGAATACTTAGATACATACTATAATCTGACCATTAAAACACTCATGGGCATGAACTGGGTTGCAACATACTGTCCGCGTATTCCTtatgtaatgaaaactgacagtGACATGTTTGTCAATACTGAGTATTTAATACATAAGTTATTGAAGCCAGACCTGCCTCCTAGACATAACTATTTTACTGGTTACCTAATGAGGGGATATGCACCCAATCGAAACAAAGACAGCAAGTGGTACATGCCACCAGACCTCTACCCTAGTGAACGCTACCCTGTCTTCTGCTCCGGGACTGGTTATGTTTTTTCTGGAGATCTGGCAGAGAAGATATTTAAAGTTTCTTTAAGTATCCGTCGTTTGCACTTGGAAGATGTATATGTGGGGATCTGTCTTGCCAAGTTGAGAATTGATCCTGTGCCCCCTCCCAATGAGTTTGTGTTCAATCACTGGCGAGTTTCTTATTCAAGCTGTAAATACAGCCACCTAATTACCTCTCATCAGTTCCAGCCTAGTGAACTGATAAAATACTGGAACCATTTACAACAAAATAAGCACAATGCTTGTGCCAATGCAGCAAAAGAAAAGGCAGGCAGGTATCGCCACCGTAAACTACATTAGAAAAGAcaactttttttcttcccccaaaacATGCAACCTGTAAAATACTGCTAAAAGCATGTGTAGTTAAAATGATTATGATTACATGCATAGGAACAAGTTTTAGTTAAAACTCATCACATAAAGGaatccaaaaatatattttttaatttctgaagaaagttaattcttaaaaatacattatgtAACAAAAAAGTATCCCAAAACAACCTATTAaaaaatctacttaaaaaaatccaCATGGGGGATTCTGTGTATTAACACGCAATAACAGGCATGCATACATCAATGGTTCGAATCTTATGTTAGGGGCCAAGAGGATGTATCTGCATGTTTTCcaagtaaattttaatttaagaaatgGAGATGGTCAAAAGACTCATTTTAGATTTAGTTTTCCAtttcaatatatgtaaataaaacattACTGTCAATTTTAAGGAAACTTTATAATTGTGCAAAGGACAAATTTTCTGACCTAGGGTTCTAAAAACCATATTCCATGCAATAAGATTTAATGAGGTATTCCATAAACATAGTTATAAAGTTCAGAGGTTTTAGCAATGAAGTTCTCATCTAAGTATTTACTTTCTAAAAACAACTGagatgttcattttcttttatcagtACTCACATTTATTGGGGGAAATTATTTTGACATGATgtgataaaatgtgaaaaatcaatGTGTCTCAGGCTCtagtttttataaaaagaaaaaaaaattaaatgttcaaaACAGAAAGTTTGTTCTCGTTGGTGTTCAGGGCCAAGCTAGTACTTCACTGATTTCCTCAATCAGCCAGTTATTGGACTCTCAAGGAGTATCACCACTTAACTTCAAGCATATCTGAAAAAATCATTCTCCTCTAACTGAAGCAATCACTGGTTACTTACAGGTACAAACAGGATGCACGGTTGAAAACAGATAAAGGATAAAGAGTGCAGCAGCAGTttcatttaatacattttaagatgCATGACTGCCAAACCACAACATATGGGAAGTTTATTTCCTGACATCAAGTGTACACATGCCGATACTTCATCATTTTATGGCACCTACTTTGTTCTATGAGTGCCAAGTTTACAAACTGCCTGCAGTTTTTAATTTGGTGGGTGACAAATATCCTGTTCCACCGATTAAAAACTtttggggagggatgggggaaaaACTACAAATGTTTGATGAAACACTTGACTCTAGGATGAACAATGTATACAATGCACTTTTACcaagtttttaataaaaagggTAAACTAAAAACCTTCACTGAGTGTTATGGtccaaatatttcagaaattttgtTGGTTccattacaaattttaaaatcaagaaacacTAACCCATCAATTTTAAAACAGTGCTTTTATTTTACACCAGTATATAAATCTATCAATCTTGATTTAGTAAGGATGTTATTTATGCTAATTCTAACATCAATCATTTTTATCCTTGATTCTATTCTGAAGAGTTATCCACTGAAACATCTATTAAAGTTCAGAATCACAGAGAATGtttcagtatttaaaatttaatgtgtTGAATTCTACTGATACTCAGCTTATCTCCCATTTTTAATTCAGTCATCTAAATGTTCTGTTCTACACAGAAtaattctgaatgctgagctaTATTACCCCACCTCTGGGTAAGGTCTGTTTTTCACTTACTTTATTCTGCATGGTCATAAAAAGACTAAAATTACTAAGCACCAAAATTACTAGACGAAGGTCACACATAGGAGGATAATACCAAATTAGTGTGATGAAAAGTAAAAGGAACCCTTCCCTCGGTATAGAGAATTCTAgtaactcttttttaaaagtgtgcgtgcacatgtgtgcacGCACAGGTATACACACTCAGAAACAGAATCCAAACACTATTCGTTCAAATTCAGTGCACAGTATTTTCCTGCCAGAAAAATTCAAGTTTAAAAAGATAGCTAATGAAAAACAGAATTCTTAACAGACAATAAATTCCTATCTCAGGTGTCAACTTAAAATCATTTCTATATCCCTAATAACGCCATCTTGAAAACTTATGGGAATCTGATGGCACTCCAAGTTCTCAAAGAGCACTGAATCCAATAACAAAGTACTTTAGTAATGctgaaaatctttattttaaaataaatattctatcattaatttatttttgacctTCCATTCTGAATATGCAAGCTGATTTCTTCAGCAAGATTTTCATGTTtgtattatgattttaaaaatacaatacttATTCAAACATCTCACCAAATATTAATTATGCCAAGTACCATGTAACTTTTATTatacatgaaaatataattttaatgactGCACTTACGTCTGGTCAAAGGAAAAATTATAGGAACAGCTATGTAATCTTTATGCTCAAAGTGTCAAGAGATATTATGTAAGATAAAAATACCAAAATTTTCACTATTCACACTAgtttattttgattaaaattataGGTGCTGAAGTTTTAATTCaagtaaataatttaaagttCTCACCTCGGAATATACAGTATAATCACATAAAATCAATGGGAATCTTATGAAAATCTATTCCCAAACCCCTATAAAAATAGTGCCAGCAAAGCAGCAGGAACTATTTACACTGGTAGTGTGTTAAAGGACTGTACACACACGTCGTATATAATTCTTCAAAGtaacagtaaaggacaggaaagactgcAAGAGGTTAAATATCTGAGACCACACACACAGTAAAGCAGCAGGGTTCCAgctcagattcttcaccattatgCTCTTCTGCTACACTCTGCATGTATGATTCCTGCTAGAGTCTAAGAGCTAAGCAAAAAGGCCTGTCCTCTTTCCTAGTCTGTACTCCTCCGTCACCTTCTGTGAGGCTCTCAGGCTGCACAACCATTTTCCCACACTGGCGAGAGACCTGATGTCAAGTAAAGCGCAAATAGAGAGGGGAGTAAAGCGCAAATTCAGAGacggggaaggagaggaaagctggtccctcagtcatttcttcttcttttcagtTTTGATGTCTGGGGGTCAGAAACTTAGAAAAGCTACAAATTACTGCTTATCTCTTATTCTTTTGGGCACTGAGAGCCATCTGTATACAAACAGGCAGGTGGCACTGAGAAATTATACAAAAGGTGCTTCTTTTCAAGTATAACTTGATTACTGTTAGTAGACAAAAGCAGCACCATATTTTCTCACTCTACTGGTTAGTCACCCACTGTTTTGTCATGAGGTGGTAACACTCATTTTATCCAGCTGATTCAGGTTAGTTTCAGTTTTTAGTGGTTTGACAACATTTGACTATTAACACAGATTTAAGGAGCCAAAAATAAGTCTCTACCTTACACACACCCTAACATACCTCACAAAGTATCAGTGTATCACTTAACATGACTCTCAGAAGATGGATAATGCATTAATACACCAAATATTAACAAGGGACGTTACGAGTTTTGGCAAGAAACCTGTTGCTGCCCACCtcatcagcacacacacacacaccctcccccaaGTGCAAGGTAACTATAAGCCTTATTACTTTCAAGATGTGATTTACcacagaaggaagaaaaccaTTTCTGTATTTGCAGGAAGTGTTTCTCCTCCCTCTACTAGCAAATATCCAAACTGAAGGATGACCAGACAGAAAGCAACTGCCTCCATCCGGTCACTAACCTAATTTAATTCAACTTCCAACTGAACCCTCCACACTCTCAACCTGAATTTCACCTGAGACGGTGTCCTGAacactgaaaaaggaaaacaaaccagttcagttcaattcggtcgctcagtcatgtcctctttgcaaccccatggaccgcagcacaccaagcctccgtgtccatcaccaactcccggagtccacccaaacccatgtccactgtgtcagtgatgccatcagccacctcatcctctgtcgtccccttctcctcctgcccccaatccctcccagcatcagggtcttttcaaatgagtcagctcttcgcatcaggtgacaaagtactggagtctcagatttagcatcagtccttccaatgaacacccaggactgatctcctttaggatggactggttggatctccttgcagtccaagggactctcaagagtcttctccaacaccacagttcaaagatatcaattcttcagtgctcagctttctttacagtccaactctcacatccatacatgaccactggaaaaaccaacgccttgactagacagacctctgttggcaaagtaatgtctctgctttttaatatgctatctaggttgttcataactttccttccaagaagtaagcggcttttaatttcctggctgcaatcaccatctgcagtgattctggagcccaaaaaaataaaggctgactgtttccactgtttccccatctatctcccatgaagtgatgggaccggatgccatgatcttcgttttctgaatgttgagctttaagccaactttttcactctcctctttcactttcatcaagaggctctttaattctttaccactttctgccataagggtggtgtcatctgcatatctgaggttattgatatttctcctggcaaccttgattccagcttgtgcttcctccagccaagcgtttctcatgatgtcctctgcatataagtaaaataagcagagtgacaatatacagtcttggcgtactctttttcctatttgaaaccagtctgttgtcccatgtccagttctgactgttgcttcctgacctgcatacagctttctcaagaggcaagtcaggtggtctggtattcccatctctttcagaattttccacaatttattgtgatccacatagtcaaaggctttggcatagtcaataaagcagaaatagatgtttttctggaactctcttgccttctcaataatccagcggatgttggtaatttgatctctggttcctctgccttttctcaaaccagcttgaacatctgcaagttcacagttcacatactgctgacgcctggcttggagaattttgagcattactttgctagcatgtgagatgagtgcaattgtgaggtagtatGAGcgttatttggcattgcctttctttgggattggaatgaaaagtgaccttttccagtcctatggccactgctgagttttccagatttgctgccatattgagtgcagcactttcacagcatcatcttttaggatttgaaacagctcaactggattccatcacctccactagctttgttcatagtgatgcttcctaagacccacgtgacttcacattccaggatgtccggctctaggtgagtgtgagtgattacaccttcatgattatctgggtcgtgaagatctttttttttaatagttctgtgtattcttgccacctcttcttaatatcttctattaggtccataccatttccgtcctttattgagcccatctttgtatgaaatgttcccttggtatctcttaattttcttgaagagatctctagtctttcccattctattgttttcctctatttctttgcaatgatcactgaggaaggctttcttatctctccttgctattctttgaactctccattcaaatgggtatatctttccttttctcctttgtttttcgcagacaactagccaatttgatcacatggaccatagccttgtctaactcaatgaaactaagcatgccgtgtggggccaccgaAGACtaacgggtcatggtggagaggtctgacagaatgtggtccactggagaagggaatagcaaaccacttcagtattcttgcctcgagaaccccatgaacaggatgaaaagaaagaaggataggatactgagagaggaactccctaggtcgctaggtgcccaatatgctactggagatcagtggagaaataactccagaaagaatgaagggatggagccaaagcaaaaacaacacccagctgtggatgggactggtaatagaagcaatattgctataaagagcaatattgcataggaacctggaatgttaggtccatgaatcaaggcaaattggaagtggtcaaacagcagatggcaagagtgaacatcaacattctaggaatcagtgaactaagatggactggaatgggagaatttaagtcagatgactattatatctactactgtgggcagcaatcccttagaagaaatggagtagccatcacggtcaacaagagtccaaaatgcagtacttggatgcaatctcaaaaacgacagaatgatctctgttcatttccaaggaaaaccaatcaatatcacagtaagccaagtctatgcccccaccagtaacactgaagaaactgaagttgaacagttctttgaagatctataagatcttctagaacacccaaaaaagatgtccttttcattaaaggagatcagaatgcaaaagtaggaagtcaagaaacacctggagtaacaggcaaatttggccttggaggacagaaggaagcagggcaaaggctaatagagtttttccaagagaacgcactggtcatagcaaagacccacttccaacaacacaagagaagactctacacatggacatcaccagatggccaacaccgaaatcagactgattatatcctttgcagccaaagatggagaagctctatacaatcagcaaaaacaagaccaggtgctgactgtggctcagatcatgatctccttattgccaaattcagacttaaattgaaggaagtggggaaaatcactagaccattcaggtatgacctaaaccaaatcccttatgactatacagtggaag
The Ovis canadensis isolate MfBH-ARS-UI-01 breed Bighorn chromosome 12, ARS-UI_OviCan_v2, whole genome shotgun sequence genome window above contains:
- the B3GALT2 gene encoding beta-1,3-galactosyltransferase 2 gives rise to the protein MLQWRRRHCCFAKMSWNAKRSLFRTHLIGVLSLVFLFAMFLFFNHHDWLPGRAGFKENPVTYTFRGFRSTKSETNHSSLRNIWKETVPQTLRPQTATDPNNTDLSLQGVTGLENTLGANGSIYNEKGTGHPNAYHFKYIINEPEKCQEKSPFLILLIAAEPGQIEARRAIRQTWGNESLAPGIQITRIFLLGVSIKSSGYLQRAILEESRQYHDIIQQEYLDTYYNLTIKTLMGMNWVATYCPRIPYVMKTDSDMFVNTEYLIHKLLKPDLPPRHNYFTGYLMRGYAPNRNKDSKWYMPPDLYPSERYPVFCSGTGYVFSGDLAEKIFKVSLSIRRLHLEDVYVGICLAKLRIDPVPPPNEFVFNHWRVSYSSCKYSHLITSHQFQPSELIKYWNHLQQNKHNACANAAKEKAGRYRHRKLH